One part of the Cellvibrionales bacterium genome encodes these proteins:
- the rpsE gene encoding 30S ribosomal protein S5 gives MALQEQKEKDKNSDGLLEKLVQVNRVAKVVKGGRTFSFTALTVVGDGNGKVGFGRGKAREVPVAIQKAMEAARRNMITVDLNGNTIFYPVKARHGAANIYMQPASEGTGVIAGGAMRSVLELAGVQNVLAKCYGSTNPVNVVRATIRGLKEMRSPEEIAAKRGKTVEEIRG, from the coding sequence ATGGCGCTTCAAGAGCAGAAAGAAAAAGATAAAAATTCAGATGGCCTGTTGGAAAAACTGGTTCAAGTTAACCGTGTTGCCAAGGTAGTAAAAGGCGGTCGTACATTTTCATTTACTGCACTAACTGTCGTTGGTGATGGTAACGGTAAAGTGGGTTTTGGTCGTGGAAAAGCGCGTGAAGTGCCTGTTGCGATTCAAAAAGCAATGGAAGCTGCGCGTCGCAATATGATTACTGTTGATCTGAACGGCAACACGATTTTTTATCCAGTGAAAGCGCGTCACGGTGCGGCAAATATCTATATGCAGCCCGCTTCTGAAGGTACAGGCGTTATTGCAGGGGGCGCAATGCGCTCTGTGCTTGAACTTGCTGGTGTGCAGAACGTATTGGCGAAGTGCTATGGCTCGACCAATCCTGTGAATGTGGTTCGCGCAACAATTCGCGGCTTGAAAGAAATGCGTTCGCCCGAAGAAATTGCGGCAAAGCGCGGTAAAACTGTAGAAGAGATTCGTGGCTAA
- the rpmD gene encoding 50S ribosomal protein L30 — translation MMANTIKVTQVRSTAGRLKSHQCCVKGLGLRRIGHTVEVQDSPSVRGMINKVSYMLKVEC, via the coding sequence ATTATGGCAAATACGATCAAAGTAACGCAAGTACGCAGCACGGCCGGTAGACTGAAGTCGCATCAGTGCTGTGTTAAAGGCTTGGGCTTGCGTCGAATTGGACACACTGTAGAAGTGCAGGATTCCCCTTCAGTGCGCGGAATGATTAATAAAGTTAGCTATATGCTGAAAGTGGAGTGCTGA